One stretch of Chryseobacterium sp. LJ668 DNA includes these proteins:
- a CDS encoding SusC/RagA family TonB-linked outer membrane protein: MRKETQKLLLLSLLGLVTVDMAAQQQVKKDTVKNIEEVVVTALGIKRQDRSLGYVAETIKSDELLKTQNNNWSQALEGKVAGLKIQTAGAGPLGSSIIKLRGDISMNPDQNNALIVVDGVPLNNNTTGTGFSAYGAGAKADLPIDYGNGINTINPDDIESITILKGSTASALYGSRGAGGAVMITTKSGKSKNGKVQVSLNSYSSYDTVLKWPDYQYEYGQGTMQKDTNGNYFYSYQASADGINTGATSSAFGPKFAGQYYFQYDPTTEGQSATRQLWQPYKNNIKDFWQTGTTFSNNISVEASNENTSFRSSLTYLKNEWMMPNTGFDRFNAAFSVDHKLSEKLKMGIKLNYNKTKSDNLPATGYSNQSISYFMIFQNPNVDLSWYRPIWKAGKDQIEQIHPFSSFIDNPYLIAYEMLNGVDKNFITGNVNVNYKIAKNFDVMLRSGMEITNEERTQKRPWNTANYLQGMYREQHVKLMDLNNDVLFTYKNTINDFDFSASAGGNIRYTEYTMNDYIAEGLLKPGLYTMPNGISTTSRFAKPSDKQVNSTYALANVSYKNRIFLDLTARNDWSSTLPVENRSYFYPSVATSFILSDIFSLSSDQFNYWKLRASWSKVGNDTDPYQLIKYYSNSDFTGSVESPSLYPNPNLRPNMITNIEAGMDFTILKNRINYTITAYQNNSKDQIIKIPMLWEAGYSTRVINAGEVRNRGLEMTLNTYPVKNRNFSWSVNANWSMNRNKILSIPAEFNGEPYVMGNVGGAVYFNAVVGGSLGDLYGYGLMYTPNGEVIYGSDGLTAKPTQMKKIGNAYPKWRAGLQNEFKYKNITLSFSFDGQYKGVAYSQSHHKMSEQGKLEHTLAGRDNPGGLIIGEGVVQNPDGSFSANTKGVLASAYYADYYRRANVETNTFDTSFIKLRDARIAYSFPKNITEQLKITDLTLALFGRNLWMWTEFPLFDPEVATLNDNQITPGVEMGQLPTARTVGIQLNVKF; this comes from the coding sequence ATGCGTAAAGAGACTCAAAAATTGCTTTTATTATCCTTACTGGGATTGGTGACCGTCGATATGGCAGCTCAACAGCAGGTAAAAAAAGATACCGTAAAGAACATTGAAGAAGTAGTGGTGACAGCTCTTGGAATAAAAAGACAGGATCGTTCTTTGGGATATGTTGCAGAGACCATCAAATCTGACGAATTGCTGAAAACCCAGAATAACAACTGGTCACAGGCTTTGGAAGGGAAAGTAGCTGGTTTGAAAATTCAGACCGCAGGAGCTGGCCCTTTGGGAAGTTCTATCATCAAATTAAGAGGTGATATTTCTATGAATCCCGATCAGAACAATGCTCTTATTGTTGTAGATGGTGTTCCATTGAATAACAACACCACAGGAACAGGTTTCTCGGCTTATGGTGCGGGTGCCAAAGCAGATTTACCTATCGACTATGGAAACGGCATTAATACAATAAATCCTGATGATATAGAATCTATCACCATTTTGAAAGGTTCTACTGCATCGGCGCTCTATGGTTCCAGAGGTGCAGGTGGAGCAGTAATGATTACCACAAAATCTGGAAAAAGTAAAAACGGAAAGGTACAGGTAAGCTTAAATTCTTATTCAAGCTATGATACAGTATTGAAATGGCCGGATTACCAGTACGAATACGGACAGGGTACGATGCAGAAAGATACCAACGGAAATTACTTCTACTCTTATCAGGCTTCGGCAGACGGAATTAATACGGGGGCAACGAGCAGTGCTTTTGGGCCAAAATTCGCAGGGCAATATTATTTTCAATATGATCCTACAACAGAAGGACAGAGCGCTACAAGACAACTTTGGCAGCCCTATAAAAACAATATCAAAGATTTCTGGCAGACAGGAACTACCTTTTCAAACAATATTTCTGTAGAGGCTTCTAACGAAAATACATCATTCAGGTCATCTTTAACCTATTTAAAGAACGAATGGATGATGCCCAATACGGGCTTCGACCGGTTTAATGCAGCTTTTTCAGTTGATCATAAATTGAGTGAGAAATTGAAAATGGGGATCAAATTAAATTATAACAAAACAAAAAGTGATAATCTTCCTGCGACAGGATACAGCAACCAGTCGATCTCTTATTTCATGATCTTCCAGAATCCGAATGTTGATTTGTCGTGGTATAGACCCATCTGGAAGGCAGGAAAGGATCAGATTGAGCAGATTCATCCCTTCAGCTCATTTATTGATAATCCTTATCTGATCGCTTATGAAATGCTGAATGGTGTTGATAAAAACTTTATCACAGGAAATGTCAACGTAAATTATAAAATTGCCAAAAATTTTGACGTCATGTTGAGATCGGGGATGGAAATAACGAATGAAGAACGTACGCAGAAAAGACCATGGAACACGGCAAATTATCTTCAGGGCATGTACAGAGAACAGCATGTGAAATTGATGGATTTAAATAATGACGTTTTATTTACCTATAAAAATACAATCAACGATTTCGATTTCAGTGCATCAGCCGGAGGAAATATCCGCTATACGGAATATACAATGAATGATTATATTGCAGAAGGTCTTTTGAAACCAGGTCTGTATACAATGCCTAATGGTATTTCAACGACTTCAAGATTTGCAAAACCAAGCGATAAGCAGGTGAACAGTACTTATGCGCTGGCAAATGTAAGCTATAAAAACAGGATTTTCTTAGATCTTACTGCCAGAAATGACTGGAGCAGTACACTCCCCGTAGAAAACCGTTCCTATTTCTATCCTTCAGTAGCAACATCATTTATTCTGTCTGATATTTTCAGTTTATCATCAGATCAGTTTAATTACTGGAAGCTGAGAGCTTCTTGGTCTAAGGTCGGAAATGATACTGATCCTTATCAACTGATCAAATATTATAGCAACAGTGACTTTACGGGATCTGTAGAATCGCCGTCATTGTATCCTAATCCTAATCTGAGACCCAATATGATTACCAATATTGAAGCAGGAATGGATTTTACTATTCTTAAAAACAGAATTAATTATACTATAACAGCGTATCAGAATAATTCTAAAGACCAGATCATTAAGATTCCTATGTTATGGGAAGCGGGTTACAGTACAAGGGTTATTAATGCTGGAGAAGTGAGAAACAGAGGCCTTGAAATGACACTAAATACATATCCGGTAAAAAATAGAAATTTCTCATGGAGCGTCAATGCAAACTGGTCGATGAACAGAAATAAAATTCTTTCAATTCCTGCAGAGTTCAACGGTGAACCTTATGTAATGGGAAATGTAGGGGGTGCGGTATATTTTAATGCAGTGGTGGGTGGCTCGTTAGGAGATCTTTATGGCTACGGATTGATGTATACTCCGAACGGAGAGGTCATATATGGAAGTGATGGTTTGACAGCAAAGCCTACTCAAATGAAAAAAATCGGAAATGCCTACCCGAAATGGAGAGCCGGTCTTCAGAATGAATTCAAATATAAAAATATTACCCTAAGTTTTTCATTTGACGGGCAGTACAAAGGGGTGGCATATTCTCAGTCTCACCACAAAATGTCAGAACAGGGAAAGCTTGAGCATACGTTAGCAGGAAGAGATAATCCGGGAGGTCTGATTATAGGTGAAGGAGTTGTTCAAAATCCTGACGGCTCATTCTCAGCAAACACAAAAGGAGTTCTGGCATCTGCATACTATGCTGATTATTACAGAAGGGCAAATGTTGAGACAAACACTTTTGATACATCTTTCATCAAGTTAAGAGATGCAAGAATTGCCTATTCTTTTCCGAAAAATATAACTGAACAGCTTAAGATTACAGATCTCACGTTGGCATTATTTGGAAGAAATCTTTGGATGTGGACGGAGTTTCCGCTATTTGATCCGGAAGTGGCAACACTTAACGATAACCAGATTACACCGGGTGTGGAAATGGGGCAGCTGCCGACAGCAAGAACGGTAGGTATTCAGCTTAATGTTAAATTTTAA
- a CDS encoding glycerophosphodiester phosphodiesterase family protein has translation MKKFIFGFAVLTHVFMNAQTQIIAHRGYWQTQPQTTENSIKSLENAQNLKIYGAEFDVRMTKDGVLVINHDEHHGKMEISETSFKDLENLNLSNGEKFPTLKDYLKQGKKDRSLQLIVEIKPAKTKELEDEMTAKTIKMIKDMKLESQSEFISFSLNICKEIKKLEPKFKVQYLNGELSPEQIKNEGLDGMDYHYSIFEKNPTWIADANKLGLITNVWTVNNTEIYKKLKNQGIKFVTTNIPNILKDAK, from the coding sequence ATGAAAAAGTTTATCTTCGGGTTTGCAGTTTTAACACACGTTTTTATGAATGCACAAACCCAAATTATTGCACACAGAGGGTACTGGCAAACGCAGCCTCAGACAACCGAAAATTCGATCAAGTCATTGGAAAATGCCCAAAATTTAAAAATTTACGGAGCTGAGTTTGACGTCAGGATGACAAAAGATGGCGTTTTGGTGATTAATCATGATGAGCACCACGGTAAGATGGAAATTTCGGAAACAAGCTTTAAAGACCTTGAAAATCTTAATCTTTCTAATGGTGAAAAATTTCCCACACTAAAAGATTACCTGAAGCAGGGAAAAAAGGACCGGTCTTTACAATTAATCGTTGAGATCAAGCCTGCTAAAACAAAAGAATTGGAAGATGAGATGACTGCAAAAACGATCAAAATGATTAAGGATATGAAACTGGAATCGCAAAGCGAGTTCATTTCCTTTAGCCTGAATATCTGTAAAGAGATCAAAAAATTAGAACCAAAATTTAAAGTTCAGTATTTAAATGGTGAGCTTTCACCGGAGCAGATTAAAAACGAAGGATTAGACGGAATGGACTACCATTATAGTATTTTTGAGAAAAATCCTACCTGGATCGCTGATGCAAATAAGTTGGGACTGATTACCAATGTTTGGACGGTCAATAATACTGAAATTTACAAAAAATTAAAAAATCAGGGTATTAAATTTGTAACCACAAATATTCCCAATATTTTGAAAGACGCAAAATAG
- the ligA gene encoding NAD-dependent DNA ligase LigA — protein sequence MPENIQQKIEKLRKELNQHNENYYLLDEPSISDFEFDLLLKELQDLEAKYPEFHDDNSPTIRVGGGVTKIFPTIQHQFRMYSLDNSYDYDDLADWEKRIIKTIDEPVEFVAELKYDGASISILYENGKLIQAVTRGDGFQGDEITSNVRTISDIPITLKGDFPERFYMRGEIYLTRKNFDKINKLREEEGLDPFMNPRNTASGSLKMQDSGEVRKRRLSSVLYQYVSEEIPAETHWELLHKAQDWGFTISDQAKLCKTLDDIKEFINFWDTERHQLPFEIDGIVLKVNSLKQQRQLGYTAKSPRWAMAYKFKAEKVETQLQSVSYQVGRTGAITPVANLKPVLLAGTVVKRASLHNEDIIKKLGLHEHDFVFVEKGGEIIPKIIDVNKDKRNSDSKEIQYIKNCPECGTELVKLEDQAIHFCPNDLHCPPQVVGRMIHYVSRKALNIDNLGSETIEQLYREKLIENPADFYALTKGQLLPLERMAEKSAQNIIDGIEKSKEIPFEKVLFGIGIKHVGETVAKKLVKNFNTIDDLKNATAEELCQVEDIGMKIAISIVDFFNNPENIVMLERLKSYGVQLEKGENTNEVLSNVLEEKTFLFTGKLSLFTREAAEEMVEKHGGKNISAVSKNLNYLVVGEKAGSKLKKAQDIGTIEILDEQQFLDLIG from the coding sequence ATGCCCGAAAACATTCAGCAAAAGATCGAAAAGCTTAGAAAAGAACTGAACCAGCATAATGAAAATTACTATTTGCTGGACGAGCCGAGCATTTCTGATTTTGAATTTGATTTATTATTAAAAGAACTTCAGGATCTGGAGGCAAAATATCCCGAATTTCATGATGACAATTCTCCTACAATTCGTGTAGGCGGTGGTGTAACAAAGATCTTCCCGACTATTCAGCATCAGTTCAGAATGTATTCTTTGGATAATTCATATGATTATGATGATTTGGCAGATTGGGAAAAGCGGATCATTAAAACCATAGATGAGCCTGTAGAATTTGTTGCAGAACTAAAATATGATGGTGCCTCAATCTCTATTTTGTATGAAAATGGAAAATTGATACAGGCAGTAACGCGTGGCGATGGTTTTCAAGGTGACGAAATTACTTCAAACGTACGCACGATTTCCGACATTCCTATTACATTGAAAGGCGATTTCCCGGAAAGGTTTTATATGCGGGGTGAAATTTATCTGACAAGAAAAAACTTTGACAAAATCAATAAACTTCGTGAGGAAGAAGGTTTAGACCCCTTCATGAATCCCCGAAACACCGCTAGCGGAAGTCTCAAAATGCAGGACAGCGGTGAGGTGAGAAAGCGCAGACTTTCATCGGTTCTTTATCAGTATGTTTCGGAAGAAATACCGGCAGAAACGCATTGGGAACTGCTGCACAAGGCTCAAGACTGGGGATTTACTATTTCAGATCAGGCAAAACTGTGCAAAACTCTGGATGATATTAAAGAATTTATTAATTTTTGGGATACCGAAAGACATCAACTGCCTTTCGAAATTGACGGAATCGTACTGAAAGTCAACTCGTTAAAACAGCAAAGACAACTTGGCTATACTGCAAAGTCTCCGCGATGGGCGATGGCTTATAAATTTAAAGCTGAAAAAGTCGAGACTCAACTTCAAAGCGTATCTTATCAAGTAGGAAGAACGGGAGCCATAACTCCTGTTGCCAATTTAAAACCAGTTTTATTAGCCGGGACTGTAGTAAAACGTGCTTCTCTTCACAACGAAGATATTATAAAAAAACTAGGTCTGCACGAGCACGATTTTGTTTTTGTGGAAAAAGGTGGTGAAATTATTCCAAAAATAATCGATGTAAATAAGGACAAAAGAAATTCTGACAGCAAAGAAATTCAATATATCAAAAACTGCCCGGAATGCGGAACTGAGCTGGTAAAGCTTGAAGATCAGGCGATTCATTTTTGTCCAAATGATCTTCATTGTCCGCCACAGGTGGTGGGAAGAATGATTCATTACGTTTCTCGAAAGGCACTGAATATCGACAATCTCGGAAGTGAAACCATAGAGCAGCTTTACAGGGAAAAACTCATTGAAAATCCTGCAGATTTTTATGCTTTAACGAAAGGGCAGCTACTTCCGCTCGAAAGAATGGCCGAGAAATCTGCTCAGAATATCATTGACGGAATCGAAAAATCAAAAGAAATTCCGTTTGAAAAAGTACTTTTCGGAATCGGTATAAAACATGTTGGCGAAACTGTTGCGAAAAAACTGGTTAAAAACTTCAATACGATCGATGATCTGAAAAATGCTACTGCCGAAGAGCTTTGTCAGGTAGAAGACATCGGGATGAAAATTGCCATAAGTATCGTAGATTTCTTTAACAACCCGGAGAATATTGTAATGCTTGAACGCCTGAAATCTTACGGTGTACAACTGGAGAAAGGAGAAAACACCAATGAAGTTTTGTCTAATGTCTTAGAAGAAAAAACATTTTTATTTACCGGAAAATTATCTTTATTCACCAGAGAAGCCGCAGAAGAAATGGTAGAAAAGCACGGCGGGAAAAACATATCGGCAGTTTCTAAAAACCTGAATTATCTGGTTGTCGGTGAAAAAGCTGGAAGCAAACTGAAGAAAGCGCAGGATATCGGAACAATTGAGATTCTGGATGAGCAGCAGTTTTTGGATTTGATAGGATAA
- a CDS encoding DUF7619 domain-containing protein: MKKLYFFIFLLSIFTLKAQILTIPDVNFKTKLLGANNTTSKIAKNQSGTWTNVDTNYDGQIQLSEAQNLSYLDLTTPTQGTTYISDITGIENFTNLTYLDLTKNYLTTITLSLPILDYLNVNQNNVSSLNIQNCSLLKTFQISYHGFSTLNVQSNSIKHLNVGGNNTTFNMSVQNLPNLETLTMFFTPVPSLDLSNKPFLNKIRLEDLHELTNLNVQGCNALFEVQLKDLYLLTSLNFQNLPTLNKVSCYDNSYLQSLNLTNSTNITNLYLSDNNLSVLDISTLPNLTDLNIDDNQLTSLNLSNHLLLQNVTCISNNINNLNIQNTPALKNLNCEWNNLQSLVFQPSTLLTTVNAGHNYLTSINVSMLQNLTYLSLQNNQLTSLDVTHNPLLISLGCNSNYPMQTLFVKNGALQANSCNFNDNDVLKYICCDASQINDFNAAAIYNAGYFPVVVNDYCSFTPGGSVYTIQGNTKFDSNNNGCDVNDINRAQQKFSITNGTVSGSLIANNSGNHSIAVGAGSHTISPILENPTYFTISPTSVTANFPTQTTPLNQNFCLTANGTHNDLEVVIIPITAAAPGFNAKYKIIYKNKGTAAQGGTVVFNFNDNLMNFLSSTISPNSQSTGILSWNFTNLLPFETREITATFTLNTPMQTPPLNGGQVLNYTAQINGLNDETPLDNTFILNQTVVNSFDPNDKTCLEGATITQAKVGDYVHYLIRFENTGTANAQNIVVKDMIDTTKFDLATLIPLHASHSFVTRITNPNTVEFIFENIQLPFADATNDGYVSFKIKTKSTLTLGQSFNNTANIYFDYNFPIVTNTYTTTVQNVLATSEVNNNDQTSFSIYPNPVNNILSVKTETKIIKAEIYDATGRIVNSIGVKNNAIDVSSLPKGNYIVKFYTDDKAVTQKFIKN; the protein is encoded by the coding sequence ATGAAAAAACTCTATTTTTTTATTTTCTTACTGTCAATTTTTACTCTTAAAGCACAGATTTTAACCATACCTGATGTGAATTTCAAAACGAAATTGCTCGGAGCAAACAACACAACAAGTAAAATAGCTAAAAATCAATCCGGAACGTGGACGAATGTTGATACCAATTATGATGGTCAAATACAATTGTCTGAAGCACAAAATTTGAGTTATCTGGATCTCACTACACCCACTCAAGGTACTACTTACATTTCGGATATAACGGGAATAGAAAACTTTACAAATCTTACTTACCTTGATCTGACGAAAAATTACCTTACGACTATTACCCTAAGCTTACCCATTTTGGATTATTTGAATGTGAATCAAAATAATGTTTCATCTCTAAATATTCAGAATTGTAGTCTCTTAAAAACCTTTCAGATTTCCTATCACGGATTCTCAACTTTAAACGTTCAGAGTAACTCTATTAAACACCTGAATGTTGGAGGAAACAATACGACCTTTAATATGTCTGTTCAGAATCTTCCCAATCTGGAAACACTTACCATGTTTTTCACTCCGGTTCCGTCATTGGATTTAAGCAATAAACCTTTTCTTAATAAAATACGGCTAGAAGATCTGCACGAACTGACAAATCTAAATGTTCAGGGCTGCAATGCTCTTTTTGAAGTACAATTGAAAGATCTTTATCTTTTAACTTCTCTAAATTTTCAAAATCTGCCAACTCTGAACAAAGTCTCTTGCTATGACAACAGTTATTTACAGAGTCTTAATCTTACCAACAGTACCAATATCACAAACCTGTATCTTTCCGACAATAATTTATCGGTTCTTGACATAAGCACGTTGCCGAATTTAACTGATCTGAATATAGACGATAATCAGCTTACATCATTAAACCTGAGCAATCATCTTCTTCTTCAAAATGTGACTTGTATTTCTAACAACATCAACAATCTGAATATACAAAATACCCCAGCTTTAAAAAATCTGAATTGTGAATGGAATAATTTGCAGAGTCTTGTTTTCCAACCGTCAACTCTGCTTACCACAGTGAATGCCGGTCATAATTATCTTACAAGCATTAATGTTTCAATGCTGCAAAATCTTACCTATCTATCTTTGCAAAACAATCAGTTAACAAGTTTGGATGTTACTCATAACCCACTGCTTATATCTTTAGGATGCAATAGCAATTATCCTATGCAGACCCTCTTCGTTAAAAATGGGGCATTGCAGGCAAATTCATGTAACTTCAATGATAACGACGTCTTGAAATATATTTGCTGTGATGCAAGCCAGATTAATGATTTTAATGCTGCTGCAATTTATAATGCAGGATATTTCCCTGTTGTGGTGAATGATTATTGCTCTTTTACACCTGGAGGAAGTGTATATACAATTCAGGGGAATACAAAATTTGACAGCAATAATAATGGATGTGACGTCAATGACATAAACAGGGCTCAGCAAAAATTCAGCATAACCAACGGAACTGTTTCAGGAAGCTTAATAGCGAATAATTCTGGCAATCATTCTATCGCTGTAGGTGCAGGTTCACATACGATCTCTCCTATCCTTGAAAACCCAACCTATTTTACGATTTCTCCAACAAGTGTAACCGCGAATTTTCCTACACAGACCACTCCTTTAAATCAAAACTTCTGCTTGACGGCCAATGGAACACACAATGATTTGGAAGTTGTGATTATTCCGATAACTGCTGCTGCTCCAGGTTTTAATGCAAAATATAAAATCATTTATAAAAACAAAGGAACTGCCGCACAAGGAGGAACAGTTGTTTTTAATTTTAATGATAATCTGATGAATTTTCTGAGTTCTACAATTTCGCCGAACTCGCAGTCAACTGGCATTTTAAGTTGGAATTTTACTAATCTTCTTCCGTTTGAAACAAGAGAAATCACAGCAACATTTACTTTAAATACACCAATGCAAACTCCTCCTCTAAATGGAGGTCAAGTTTTAAATTATACTGCTCAAATCAATGGTCTGAATGATGAAACTCCTTTAGATAATACATTTATACTCAACCAAACTGTTGTCAATTCTTTTGATCCGAATGACAAAACATGTTTAGAGGGCGCTACAATTACTCAGGCAAAAGTTGGTGATTACGTGCATTATTTGATCAGATTTGAAAATACCGGAACTGCAAATGCACAGAATATTGTGGTGAAAGATATGATTGATACTACAAAATTTGATTTGGCTACATTAATTCCGCTTCATGCAAGTCATAGCTTTGTAACAAGAATTACAAACCCAAATACTGTCGAATTTATTTTTGAAAATATTCAGTTACCTTTTGCTGATGCAACTAATGATGGTTATGTATCTTTTAAAATCAAAACAAAATCTACTTTGACGCTCGGACAAAGCTTCAATAATACCGCAAATATTTATTTTGATTATAATTTTCCAATCGTCACCAATACTTATACAACAACGGTTCAAAACGTTCTAGCAACATCTGAAGTAAATAATAATGATCAAACATCTTTCAGTATTTATCCGAATCCGGTGAATAATATTTTATCTGTGAAAACAGAAACTAAGATTATAAAAGCTGAAATTTATGACGCCACGGGAAGAATTGTAAATTCTATAGGAGTTAAGAACAATGCTATCGATGTTTCAAGTCTTCCTAAAGGCAATTACATCGTTAAATTTTATACCGACGATAAAGCGGTCACGCAGAAATTTATTAAAAACTAA
- a CDS encoding MgtC/SapB family protein — protein MDFLKDHSIQNELVLIFISVILGLFIGAEREYRNKSAGLRTFILVCFGSCLFTILSIKIGIKDPDRLAANIITGIGFLGAGVIFKGDNKIDGITTATTIWATASIGMAVGSGYVYLSLTGTVLVLLILSSLSYLQNFIDNNHKIREYKIVVANFEDVQYFEDLFKNYHLKFFVVRQKFSTANIATTWTLTGKHTDHDRFIDQLKKNQKIQSYEF, from the coding sequence ATGGATTTTCTAAAAGATCATTCAATACAAAACGAACTGGTTCTGATTTTTATCTCAGTGATTCTGGGGCTTTTTATCGGTGCCGAAAGAGAATACCGTAATAAGTCTGCAGGTCTTCGCACATTCATTCTCGTTTGTTTCGGATCATGTTTGTTTACCATTCTTTCCATCAAAATCGGTATAAAGGATCCGGATCGGCTGGCTGCAAATATTATCACAGGTATCGGCTTTTTGGGGGCAGGTGTTATTTTTAAAGGTGATAATAAAATTGACGGAATTACCACCGCAACCACAATCTGGGCAACCGCTTCAATCGGAATGGCTGTAGGTTCTGGCTATGTTTATCTTTCATTAACAGGAACGGTTTTGGTTCTTTTGATTTTAAGTTCGCTCAGTTATCTGCAGAATTTCATCGATAACAATCACAAAATCAGAGAATATAAAATTGTTGTTGCCAATTTTGAAGATGTTCAGTACTTTGAAGATCTATTTAAAAATTATCACTTAAAATTCTTCGTTGTAAGACAAAAATTCAGTACTGCAAACATTGCTACAACATGGACGCTTACAGGAAAACATACCGATCACGATCGATTTATAGATCAATTAAAAAAAAATCAAAAGATTCAATCTTACGAATTTTAA